In the Leptotrichia sp. oral taxon 847 genome, one interval contains:
- a CDS encoding PTS lactose/cellobiose transporter subunit IIA — MTKEDVTMVGFEIVAYAGDARSKLMIALNKAQNGEFEEAENLVKEAEECLVGAHNAQTDILAKESAGEDLEISFIMVHGQDHLMTTILLKELMKHLIELYKRGAK, encoded by the coding sequence ATGACAAAAGAAGATGTAACAATGGTTGGATTTGAAATAGTAGCTTATGCAGGAGATGCAAGATCTAAATTAATGATTGCATTAAATAAAGCTCAAAATGGAGAATTTGAAGAAGCAGAAAATTTAGTAAAAGAAGCTGAAGAATGCTTAGTTGGTGCACATAATGCACAAACAGATATTTTAGCTAAAGAATCAGCTGGAGAAGATTTGGAAATTAGTTTCATTATGGTTCATGGGCAAGACCATTTGATGACAACAATATTATTGAAAGAATTAATGAAACATTTAATAGAATTATATAAAAGAGGAGCGAAGTAA